In Camelina sativa cultivar DH55 chromosome 16, Cs, whole genome shotgun sequence, a single window of DNA contains:
- the LOC104753102 gene encoding uncharacterized protein LOC104753102 isoform X1, protein MEVKRRTLESPKMATKTEGEKIIKKDDMVIKGHIKIAKGLRQAKTTRDDQSPKISASSSPSSSSPSSYMMMKIKMGNCELSDKNSIQRSENNTKKMEINHVKNKMVLMNPKHNTEEITDVDNKMMKNKKVWDCESTLYDSFELNSFKRQLDSAISSSARSMSMPHLSRTPPPPPSERTWSLTKKQQSPNKISRSLGKLVKSMFRQKEESNATFKAGHGRGVDMDKYFVVFDKTGSLTTIPESGESTKMVGSEINSLVRKTTSERFPRSRLVGVSCY, encoded by the exons ATGGAAGTCAAACGAAGAACCTTAGAGTCACCGAAGATGGCAACAAAAACGGAGGGTGAGAAGATTATAAAGAAAGATGATATGGTTATTAAAGGACATATCAAAATCGCTAAGGGTTTAAGACAAGCTAAGACGACAAGAGATGATCAATCTCCTAAGATCTCCGCATCATCATCaccgtcatcatcatcaccatcatcatatatgatgatgaaaatCAAGATGGGAAATTGTGAGTTATCAG aCAAAAACTCGATACAAAGATCAGAAAACAACACTAAAAAGATGGAAATTAATCACGTCAAGAACAAGATGGTACTGATGAATCCGAAACATAACACAGAAGAGATTACGGATGTTGATAATAAGATGATGAAGAATAAGAAGGTATGGGACTGCGAAAGTACACTCTACGACTCATTCGAGCTCAACTCATTCAAACGCCAACTTGATTCAGCCATCTCCTCCTCAGCTAGATCCATGTCCATGCCACACCTCTCTcgtactcctcctcctccaccgtcAGAAAGGACGTGGTCTTTGACCAAGAAACAACAATCACCGAACAAGATCTCACGTTCTCTGGGGAAACTCGTCAAGTCAATGTTCAGACAGAAAGAAGAGTCAAACGCAACGTTCAAGGCAGGTCACGGCCGCGGCGTAGATATGGACAAATATTTCGTAGTTTTCGACAAAACGGGCTCGCTCACGACGATTCCCGAGTCTGGAGAGTCAACAAAGATGGTTGGGTCAGAGATCAACTCGCTTGTTAGGAAAACAACGTCCGAGCGATTCCCGCGGAGTCGGCTCGTCGGTGTATCATGTTATTGA
- the LOC104753102 gene encoding uncharacterized protein LOC104753102 isoform X2, producing the protein MEVKRRTLESPKMATKTEGEKIIKKDDMVIKGHIKIAKGLRQAKTTRDDQSPKISASSSPSSSSPSSYMMMKIKMGNYKNSIQRSENNTKKMEINHVKNKMVLMNPKHNTEEITDVDNKMMKNKKVWDCESTLYDSFELNSFKRQLDSAISSSARSMSMPHLSRTPPPPPSERTWSLTKKQQSPNKISRSLGKLVKSMFRQKEESNATFKAGHGRGVDMDKYFVVFDKTGSLTTIPESGESTKMVGSEINSLVRKTTSERFPRSRLVGVSCY; encoded by the exons ATGGAAGTCAAACGAAGAACCTTAGAGTCACCGAAGATGGCAACAAAAACGGAGGGTGAGAAGATTATAAAGAAAGATGATATGGTTATTAAAGGACATATCAAAATCGCTAAGGGTTTAAGACAAGCTAAGACGACAAGAGATGATCAATCTCCTAAGATCTCCGCATCATCATCaccgtcatcatcatcaccatcatcatatatgatgatgaaaatCAAGATGGGAAATT aCAAAAACTCGATACAAAGATCAGAAAACAACACTAAAAAGATGGAAATTAATCACGTCAAGAACAAGATGGTACTGATGAATCCGAAACATAACACAGAAGAGATTACGGATGTTGATAATAAGATGATGAAGAATAAGAAGGTATGGGACTGCGAAAGTACACTCTACGACTCATTCGAGCTCAACTCATTCAAACGCCAACTTGATTCAGCCATCTCCTCCTCAGCTAGATCCATGTCCATGCCACACCTCTCTcgtactcctcctcctccaccgtcAGAAAGGACGTGGTCTTTGACCAAGAAACAACAATCACCGAACAAGATCTCACGTTCTCTGGGGAAACTCGTCAAGTCAATGTTCAGACAGAAAGAAGAGTCAAACGCAACGTTCAAGGCAGGTCACGGCCGCGGCGTAGATATGGACAAATATTTCGTAGTTTTCGACAAAACGGGCTCGCTCACGACGATTCCCGAGTCTGGAGAGTCAACAAAGATGGTTGGGTCAGAGATCAACTCGCTTGTTAGGAAAACAACGTCCGAGCGATTCCCGCGGAGTCGGCTCGTCGGTGTATCATGTTATTGA
- the LOC104753104 gene encoding uncharacterized protein LOC104753104, which translates to MKERVKVRIEKQVKERSSDTRASPAMNSADQRIKPERGRKIVSFASNLMILANKALEEDESLPAGIKEDTYEQAVSKGKRELLMQPTRAKSTLSVSHRAAKALKEARLNKGLELYKIYKRKKRANESGRLGGGCTRFRRTNLSGTLQQLSFEDLVVLANAAEEYMPAAATVEQDTCKQSESGEIDSEEMQRNRELMQQKGEAAPVKIVEQVKPTRDSSDGFRIDRLFEKKYVRRIRVKNKELLKSASVGVVAGTSNLVNYKLCGRKPSSLTNVDAVERGKGLVYNNGETLSKSELVCCTGIKSKTRSRDETEATAAAVSKKQLHCLDSAWEQGYPKRKRSQLIIRKPKERKKNLNKSREGKKQACDEIDTCDNSGQEAEAEDEEEDVSDASNSSSCNLCSSFIFDVQWSNKRKRNCMKLVEAQSNFVILLIAVEAITHQLRLLDISM; encoded by the exons ATGAAGGAAAGAGTAAAAGTGAGAATCGAGAAACAAGTGAAAGAAAGGAGCAGTGACACTCGCGCTTCACCGGCGATGAACTCGGCGGATCAAAGAATCAAACCGGAGAG GGGCAGGAAGATAGTGTCTTTCGCCTCGAATTTGATGATTCTGGCCAATAAAGCGTTGGAGGAAGATGAGTCTTTGCCGGCGGGAATTAAGGAAGACACat ATGAACAAGCTGTCTCTAAGGGAAAGCGAGAGCTGTTGATGCAACCAACAAGAGCTAAATCAACTCTCAGCGTAAGTCACAGAGCAGCCAAGGCTCTTAAAGAAGCTAGATTGAACAAAGGTCTTGAATTGTACAAAATCTATAAGAGGAAGAAAAGAGCCAACGAGTCTGGTCGTCTTGGTGGTGGTTGCACTAGGTTTCGTAGGACCAACTTGTCTGGTACTCTTCAGCAGCTGTCTTTTGAAGATTTAGTGGTTCTGGCCAACGCAGCAGAGGAGTATATGCCTGCTGCTGCTACAGTTGAGCAAGATACAT GTAAGCAGAGCGAATCTGGCGAGATTGATTCTGAAGAGATGCAGAGAAACCGAGAGTTGATGCAACAAAAGGGTGAAGCAGCACCAGTGAAGATTGTTGAACAAGTTAAACCAACCAGAGATTCTTCTGATGGTTTTCGAATAGACAGATTGTTTGAGAAGAAGTATGTCCGGAGGATACGAGTTAAGAACAAGGAGCTGTTGAAATCTGCATCAGTTGGAGTGGTTGCAGGAACTTCTAATCTTGTCAACTACAAGTTGTGTGGACGCAAACCATCAAGCTTAACTAATGTGGATGCAGTAGAGAGAGGGAAAGGGTTGGTGTACAACAACGGCGAAACTCTGTCAAAATCTGAACTAGTCTGTTGTACCGGGATAAAAAGCAAGACAAGGAGCAGAGATGAGACAGAAGCAACCGCAGCTGCAGTTTCGAAAAAGCAGTTGCATTGTCTTGATTCAGCATGGGAACAGGGATATCCCAAGAGAAAACGCAGCCAACTGATAATAAGAAAACCCAAGGAACGGAAGAAGAACTTGAACAAGAGCagagaaggaaagaaacaaGCTTGTGACGAAATTGACACTTGCGACAATTCTGGACAAGAAGCTGAGGCagaggatgaggaggaagacGTATCTGATGCATCTAACTCGTCTAGTTGCAACTTGTGTAGTAGTTTCATCTTCGATGTTCAATGGAGcaacaaaaggaagagaaatTGCATGAAATTAGTGGAAGCACAGAGCAACTTCGTGATCCTTCTTATTGCTGTTGAAGCAATCACACATCAGTTGCGTCTCTTAGACATTAGCATGTAG
- the LOC104704069 gene encoding protein SEH1, whose amino-acid sequence MATLDSGTTCSSWNYSGHRLAAGSLDGSLSVYDSSTPSASTFTCSSKVRVSESSIVKIVWLPSEYGDAVACICEDGSLSIWEEVSEDTLALEWKLCKSMKSKSSLVLDVQFGVSTKSSLKMVAAYSDGYLRVFELLNPLELKNWQLQAEFQNVIDSLSTLGKPSSLSASVSWNPMKGEEQEPSFVLAFNSDSPHLNSSKIWEFDEAHNRWLAVAELALPEDKGDPVYALSWAPNIGRPYEVVAVATHKGVGIWHVGLAPDLEGRLPVKKVSSLSGHQGEVWQMEWDMSGMTLASTGSDGMVKLWQSNLNGEWHEQATLEPVPS is encoded by the exons ATGGCGACGCTAGATTCCGGCACCACATGTTCCTCATGGAATTACTCCGGCCACCGATTAGCCGCCGGTTCCCTCGACGGAAGCCTCTCCGTTTACGACTCTTCTACTCCTTCTGCTTCTACTTTCACTTGCTCTTCCAAAGTTAGGGTTAGTGAATCCAGTATTGTAAAAATCGTCTGGTTACCTTCTGAATACGGCGACGCAGTAGCCTGCATTTGCGAAGACGGAAGCTTATCGATTTGGGAGGAGGTTTCTGAAG ACACACTTGCTCTTGAGTGGAAACTGTGTAAGAGTATGAAGAGCAAGTCTAGCCTAGTGCTTGATGTTCAATTCGGAGTTTCCACAAAGAGTAGTCTGAAGATG GTTGCAGCATATTCTGATGGGTACCTTAGGGTTTTTGAGCTGTTGAATCCATTGGAATTAAAGAACTGGCAACTTCAG GCCGAGTTTCAGAATGTTATTGATTCTCTATCGACGCTCGGCAAACCTTCAAGCTTATCTGCATCTGTTTCTTGGAATCCGATGAAGGGTGAAGAGCAAGAACCAAGCTTTGTTTTAGCCTTCAACTCTGATTCTCCACATCTTAACTCTTCCAAG ATATGGGAGTTTGACGAAGCTCATAACAGATGGTTGGCAGTAGCAGAATTAGCCTTACCAGAAGACAAAGGTGATCCAGTTTATGCTTTGTCATGGGCCCCAAATATTGGCAG ACCATACGAGGTTGTTGCTGTTGCAACTCATAAAGGGGTAGGAATATGGCATGTTGGTCTAGCTCCTGATCTTGAAGGACGGCTTCCAGTAAAGAAGGTCTCCTCGCTTTCTGGCCATCAAGGCGAG GTTTGGCAGATGGAATGGGACATGAGTGGCATGACTTTAGCTAGCACTGGAAGTGATGGTATGGTCAAATTGTGGCAGTCAAACTTAAACGGCGAGTGGCACGAGCAGGCAACGCTTGAACCAGTTCCCTCCTAA
- the LOC109129576 gene encoding uncharacterized protein LOC109129576: protein MSFRKVEKKSTEMGRNMSHEKSDSDSDKEGAPMMAGGYTETVNRSDDDDDWDEPVDSGKACANLTTAMETVPINRYSRKYYPNY, encoded by the coding sequence ATGTCATTTAGAAAAGTCGAGAAGAAATCTACCGAAATGGGCCGCAACATGTCCCACGAGAAGTCGGACTCTGATTCGGACAAAGAAGGAGCCCCCATGATGGCTGGAGGTTACACTGAAACGGTTAACCGCAGCGACGACGACGATGACTGGGACGAACCGGTTGACTCTGGCAAAGCCTGTGCTAACCTCACCACCGCCATGGAAACTGTTCCTATCAATCGCTACAGCCGCAAATATTACCCTAATTACTAA
- the LOC104753107 gene encoding filaggrin-2, translating into MQYYENREKDYYEVAQGQRNGYGQSQSHGQKPSRPVYGLSPTLNHRSHGGFLDGLFKGQTGQKSQGGLGTFLGQHKTHETNKGHGHGKLLGQHQKKTHETNKGLNGLGMFINNGEKKHRRQSEHKKKNNKDGHGSGDESGSSSGSDSD; encoded by the coding sequence ATGCAATACTACGAAAACCGTGAGAAAGACTACTACGAGGTGGCTCAAGGCCAACGCAATGGTTATGGTCAGAGCCAGAGCCATGGCCAGAAACCCAGTCGTCCAGTGTATGGGCTTAGCCCAACTTTGAACCACCGTAGCCACGGTGGATTTCTTGATGGGCTCTTCAAGGGTCAAACTGGCCAAAAGAGTCAAGGTGGCCTCGGCACGTTTCTAGGTCAACACAAGACCCACGAGACGAACAAGGGTCATGGACATGGGAAGCTCTTAGGGCAGCACCAGAAGAAAACTCATGAGACAAACAAAGGTCTTAATGGTCTTGGAATGTTCATTAACAATGGAGAGAAGAAACATAGGAGGCAAAGtgagcacaagaagaagaacaacaaggaTGGGCATGGCAGTGGCGATGAGAGTGGAAGCAGCAGCGGTAGCGACAGCGACTGA